The Sphingobacteriales bacterium nucleotide sequence CATAGGCAAATTGCCTGCCGCAACAATTGCAATAGTTTTGGGTTTTTTATCATCGTTTATAGCATATATACTTAGCCATTCTGTTAATTTTTGCTCATTTAGAAATTCTTTTGCAATATTTTGAATAGAATATTTAATATTTTCTGGTGTGAACCAATAATTATGAATATATGTTCTATGAATAATTTCTTCTAGTTCTGCGTCATCAGAAAGTAAAAAATCTGCCAATTGTTGTGCTGCTCGTATTCTATTTTGCATATTCATTAACTATAATTTATTTTTGAAAATTAAATTCAAATTTTATCTTTGTTACAAAAGTAAGAATTATGGCAATCAAAATAACAGAAGAGTGTATAAATTGTGGTGCATGTGAACCAGAATGTCCAAACAATGCTATTTATGAAGGTGGATTAGAGTGGAAAGTAAGTGATGGTACTGCTGTAAAAGGAAGCTACGAACTAATGGACGGAACTATTGTTGATGCAGACGACAAACTTTCGCCAGTTAGCAATGATTTATATTTTATTGTTACAGACAAATGTACAGAATGTAAAGGTTTTCACGAAGAGCCACAATGTGCCGCTGTTTGTCCTGTAGACTGTTGTATTCCAGACGAAAAACACGTAGAGGCAGAAGATATTTTATTAGCTAAAAAAGCAAAATTACACTTAGAGTAACTAAACAAATAATGTTTCGTTACTGTGAATAAAAGTTCCAACAGAATTTTCTTTGCTATAATGCACCATAGCTTTTGCTACTTGCGTACCTTCTATTGCTTTATATTTTTTCAATTTTCCTATTAATAAGCTATTCATTATTGGGCTCAATTTTTGAGCAATACCTTCTCCAATTCTTGTTTCGTTTCTTTCACCAATCAACAAACTTGGTTGTATAATATGCAATGAATTGAAATTTAATTTCATTAACTCATTTTGCAATTCGCCTTTTACTCTATTATAAAATATCGAAGAATGTGCATCAGAACCTAATGCTGTAATTACATTGTAAGAAACTGCACCATTCGCTTTGGCAATTTTTGCAACTTCTAAAGGATATTCAAAATCTACTTTTTTGAAGGCAGCTTGAGAGCCAGCTTTTTTTATAGTTGTACCTAAACAGCAGAAAACAACATCAGCAACAATATCATTTTTATATTTACCTAGATTATCAAAATCTACAATAATTTCTTTCAATTTTTGATATTTTTGTGAAAGTGGTTTTCTACAAAGTACTGTAACATTTGTAAAGCTATTATCATTCAATAATATATTTAAAACTTCGCTACCTACCAAACCAGTAGCACCAACTAATAATGCTGTTTTGCTCATGCTATAAAGATATAAAAAGACAATGAAAAATCAGATTATATTAAATTATAGAAATATGCTTATTTTTATTCCATGATATTATTTGCAGATAGTGGCTCCACAAAAACGAATTGGTTATTATACAATACTAAAACTAAAGAAAAATTACATTTTGATACATTAGGTATTAATCCAATTATTCATCATCATCAAGAAATAATAGATATTATATCTAAAAATGAAGTATTAGTTTCTTTTGGAATGCAAATAAAAACAATACATTTTTTTGGTGCTGGTTGCTCGAGTATAGAGCGAAACTTATTAGCAAAAAATGCAATGCACAATATTTTTCCTAAAGCAGATATATTTATTGATGAAGATATGATTGGTGCAGGAATTTCTATATGTGGCAATCAAAAAGGCATTGCATGTATTTTAGGTACTGGCTCTAATAGCATTTATTTTGATGGTCAAAAATGGCACGAATCTAATGGTGGCATTGGTTTTATACTAGGTGATGAAGGTAGTGGTTCGTATTTTGGAAAATTAATCTTAAGAGATTTCTTATATCAGAAATTGCCACATGAAATTGAGCATGAATTAAAAGAAAAATATCATGCTGAAAAAAATGAAATTTTCCATAAAACATATAAAGCCATTTCGCCAAATAGATATTTGGCTAGCTTCGCTCCTATTTTATCTACTTTTAGAGCAACTGAATATGTACAACTATTATTACAAGAAGGCTTTACATCATTCATAGATTATCATGTATGTTGTTTTCCAAACTACCAAGAAGTGCCTGTTGGTTTTGTTGGTTCTATAGCATCAAATTTTCAGTCAGAACTTGCTCAAGTTGCTTGGAATTTTGATATTCAATTAGGAAAATTTGTATCACAACCTATTGAAGAAGTTGCCAATCATTTTATTTCAATTTTAGAAAAATAATCTAACGAAACTAAAAACCAATACTAATTAGTTTTAATTTTTGTTGTGTTGCTAAGCTATCAAACATTACTTTGTGTGCTTTATCTATTACAGTAGTTGTGCTTAGTTTTTCTTTGAATGGATCTACTTGTGCACCATTTTTCCAAAAACGATAACAAACATGCGATCCTGTAGACAATCCAGTACTACCAACATATCCTATTATTTCGCCTTGTCTTACATGTTGACCAACACGCATATTTTTTGCAAATTTACTCATGTGCAAATATTGTGTCGTATAAGTTTTGTTGTGTTTTATTTTTACATAATTTCCATTATTCTCTGAAAACGTTGCAGCTTCTACGATTCCAGATGCTGTTGCCAAAATTGGCGTTCCGTGTGGTGCAGCAAAATCAGTACCTAAATGTGGTCTTACTTCGAGCAAAATTGGATGAAAGCGTTGTAAATTATATCTAGAAACAATAAATCCTTTTTTTAATGGCGACGATAGAAATGAAATTTTATGGTATTTCCCTTGCTCGTCTGCATAAATTTGTGCACTATCTTCTGGCAAAAAATACTCTGTTATAAAATATGATTTCTTTTTTGTGTGGATACTTGCGCAATGAATATCACCTAATGCATAAAAATTACCATCTATATACAAATCATCATAAATAACACGCAAAGTATCTCCTGTTTTTAGTTGATGTGTTGATATTTTTGGATTAAATACATGATTTATTTTCTCAATTAATTGTTGGTTTATATTTTTATCTTTTAATGAATTTTTTATTTTTGATTGTACAATAAAAGCCAACGCTTGACGAATTGTATCAATCTTTTTTTCATAGAATGAAATTTTAAAAGAATCAGCACAATGGATAATCATATAATCTTTCTGATTCAGCTCAAATGCTAAATATTGGATAACGTAATTCGAATCTATTAATTTAGATAATATATAATATTGTTGTTTTGGTTTTATACCTTGAAACTGTTGTTGTTTGAGTATTTGCTTGTTTAATAATTTATAGTCTTTCTTTGTGAATTGTAGATTCTTAAATATTTTCTCTAAAACATCTTTACGTTGAATGGTTTTACTTTCTATGTAAAAACTATCAACATTAATTCCTAAAAAGAAACTACAAATAGTATCTACACAAACTGTTTGAACAGCTACTGTATCTTTTGGTATATGTTGTTGTGGAGCTTTTTTATGCTTGTTTCCATTGCAAGAAGCTATAAGTACAACTATAAGAAAGGCAACAAAAAACTTTATACATACAAAAGCAAGATGATTTGTGATTAATCTTTCTTTACAAATATGTACACATCTTCGCTATCTCGTTTCATCCAATATTTTTCTCTGGCAAATTGTTCTAGCGTAGATTTATTTTTAAATATTTCTTTTTGTTCCTCTTTTATATCACTTATCATGTCTGTATAAATAACTTCTTCTTTCTTTAATTCTCTCAAGTCTTTAAACAATTTGGATTGTGAAAATAAATTATATTGATTAAAAAATAAAAGATATATAAAATAAATAAATAAAATATAGAAAATCTTATTTTTAAATATGCTTGGTATTTTGTCTAATAATTCTTGGTCAACTATTTTCATGACTATATTTTCAAATTCAAAGGTAACAAAAAAAACGAGTCATTGCAAACTATCAACTATAATTTAAAACTATTTAAGTTTTACAGCTTTTGAAGAAACTGATATATTAAAAACAGTGCTAATGTATCTGTACTGCAATACTCAATCAACTCATTGTAGGTTTGGTTTTTCTCAATTTCAGATTTATAAAATAATTCGTTGTACAATGCCATTGCTTCTACGCCATCTTTTACATTTATATTTTGATATGGATTATTTTTCAATGTAACTCCAGCAATCGTTTTCAATGAATAACTACCTAATTGATTTGGATGATAGTAATACAAATTTTTAAAAACAACTTCTATATCTACAATTTTATTTATTCTTTCAGCAATTTCTGTTCTATATTGTGGAAATAAATTTGCCAAATAATTTAGCATACCTTTTTCCATCAGCTCATTAAACACAAGAATTGAATTGATATTTTTTGTATCATCTAAAAATTTGAGCAAGAAATTTAGTCTATCATCTTTGTCTGTTGTAGATAAAAAATAGGAATGTTTTAATGGTGCATCACTGCTTTCTTGTGTGTGCAAAGAGAATAAAAATGGAATCCTTTCATACGGTTTGGTATGTTTAAAAATTGGAATTGCAGACTGAAATGCTTCTAAATCAAAAACAGCAATTGGATATCCTACTACAGCTAAAATTGTTTTAATTTTTTCAGTATCAACAATTGGCGCTTTAGTTGTATAGGCATTGAGTAAAATATTATTAGGTTGTAATAGTGCATATTCATCTATTGTATTTACATTGTTTTCTATAAGTTCCATTTTTTCAGCTAATGGCATCCCTTGCAAATTCCAAATTGAATTTTCAGGTACATCTTTCCAACAGTATTTTTTAAAATCACAAGGATATGGCTTATTGCATTGTCCACCAATTTTTACATCAGGCATATTAGGCAATTGTATGGTCTCAATAGCTTCATTTATTTTTTGTTCAATAAATTCTTGTTCTGCCAATATTTGTTTTAACACAGACTGTTTTGCAAAAAATTGATGAATATCTAAACTATCTTCCATCACGTATTTCTCATTCACATGTACAATAAAAAAATCTTCAAGCTTAATACCAGATTTTGAGATGATGTAATATTGAATGGCACAATCTAAAATATATGTATTCGAAATACCTAATGAGCTTTTTACTTCATATGCATAAAATTTGCCATCATCTTGTACCAAAATATCCAATGCAATTACAATACCTTGATATTTGAATGCAGCTTCGTAAATTACCTTTTGTCCTTGAGAAATTAATAATGATGTAGCAGAAATACTTTGAGCGTATTGAAATGGCGATGGTGGCGTACAATCTTTTCCATTTGGAAATAATTCTTGTGCTAATTTTCCAATTCTTATTCCTCTATCAAACTTTTGTTGTTGTTTTACATCAGGAATACTTCTTAAATTATAATGATGTTTATATAAATATAAAGACTTTGAACATTGCAAGAAACGAATTAAACTAGATTTACTTAGCTGATTTGATTTTTTTGACATTATGATATTTAAAAGATATTGACTATTTTTGGTAATTCAACAGCAAATATGAAAAAAAATATACTTTTAGTCGTTGTTTTTATTTCAACAACTTTTATTTATGCACAGAAAGGCTTTCAAGTAGGTGCAAATTTCACACCAGGATTGTCTTATATGTTAGCACAGAATAACTATTATTTAGCACCAGGCACTGGTGGTGGCAACTCTAGTAAAGAATTAGATTACAAACCAAAATTTAGTTATAATGCAAATGTCTTTTTTGGATATAATTTTAAAGACAAACATGGCATTAGAGTACATGGTGGATATTGTGTTGAAGGACAAAAATATGAAGACATATTTAAGTGGCCAGCATATGGATTGCAAGGAAGACATACCAAAGAAGTGAACTTCCAATTTGTAAATGCAGCAGTATTTTATCGTTTTTCGCCAATATTAAAAGGACAAAGAGAAAAAAATCCTGATGGTAACTATGGCAATGGAAGATATAAAATAAGAATGAAAATGATGGCTGGTATTGAAACAGACTTTTTAGTAAATGCAAGCATGAAATATAAAATTGAAAGAGTTAGTAAAGATGAATTAACGAATGAAAATTGGAATGGCTATTATGATCCAACAGCTGCACCAGATTTTTCTCAATATCCATTTATAGCACCTGGAAGTCCACTAGGATTGCCAGGCGCATATCCTCCAGTAGAACCTTACGGAAATGGTGGTTATGCACCATACTATGCATTAGGCAAACCAGCAAAACAAAAAGACTATTTTGTGCCATTGCAAGCTACTTTGGCTGTAAATTATGGTTTCGATTACATTCTTAAAAACAATATGTACTTTGGCTTGGGCTTAGATTTCAAAATAGGTTTGAATGATATTAATGCAAAAGCATATAGAACGCATCCTGAATATAAAAAATCTAAAAACTATTTCTTTGGTCTTAAAGCAGAGATTGGATATAACATAATGAAAGATGGTGACAAAAAGAAAACACCATCTACGCCAAAACAAGAAAAAGTAAAAGAAGAGACAAAAAAGAAAGATGATTATAATTATAATTATGACAACAAAACTTATGAAACAAAAACTAAAAACGTATCATCATATAAAAAAGATGGAACACTAAAAAACAAAAGCATTAATAAAGGTAAAAAGAGAAAAAAATAGATTTCACTTTTAATATCAGATTTAAATTTAATATCTACATCTAGGCAAATACTTTGAACAAATGTTTATTACTTTATAGATTAAACATTTGCAATTCTAATCTGTTTTATATAATTTAGAATTTGAATTATGACAGAATTAAGTAAAAATGAGTTTTATGCACTTATTTCATTATTGGATGATGATGACCAAGAAGTATTAGCACATGTCTCAGAAAAACTAACATCATTAGGCATCAATGGAATTCCATTACTCACTAATGCATATCAAAGTATAGATAACACAGTTGTACAATCGAGATTAGAAGAATTGATTAGCTCAATTCAATTTGATAATATTAGTGATAGACTTTCATATTGGCATCAAAGCAAAGAAAAAGATTTGTTAGAAGCGACTTTAATTATTGCACAAATACATTATCCAGAAATTGATGAATTTGCCATTCAACAAAAAATAAATTCATTAGCCAAATCAGTTTGGATTGAACTGAATGCAGCATTATCACCACTAGAAGAATTACAAGTAATCAATCAAGTATTTTTTCAACTACATGGATATCTTGGTGTGCAAACACCAACACCAGATGCAGACTTAGGCTATATCAATAAAGTATTAGACACAAAAAAAGGCAATTCATTATCACTTGGAATTCTTTTTTTAATTGTTGCTCAAAAAAATGATTTACCAATTTATGGCATCAACTTACCTTATCATTTTATAATGGCATATTGCAAAAAACATTTAACTGATGAGCAATTGAATGACAATAGAAATGATAAAGACGTGATGTTTTACATCAATCCATTAAATAAAGGCATAGCATTCTCAAGAGTTGAAATTACAAGTTACTTAGAGCAAATGAAGATTGAACCAAAGCGTCAATACTATTCACCATGCAATCATGTTGAAATCATAAAATCTTTGCTATACAATCAAATGTCTTGTTACGATAAAAACCACGACAATAAAAAGGCACAACAACTTAAGGCATTATTCGACATGCTAAATAATCAAAATGCAGATAACGATATTGAAATGGAAGATGAGGACTAAATTTTGTCAATTCTATTTTGATGTCGACCACCTTCAAACTCAGTACTTAGAAATAACTTGGTCATTTCCATAGCTTCGTTTATCGTTACAAATCTTGCCGGAATGCAAATAATATTGGCATTATTATGTTGTCTTGCAAGCATTGCAGTAGCATTGTTCCAGCATATTGCTGCTCTTACTTTATGATGTTTGTTAGCAACAATAGCTACGCCATTTGCACTACCACAAAGCAAAATTCCGAACGAATATGTACTATCATTTACCTTTTCTGCCAATGCATGTGCAATATCAGGATAATCACATGATGCTTCTGAATGTGTACCTGCATCGAAAAACTCAATATTATTTTCTGTTAGATATTTTTTTAATATTTCTTTATACTCAAAACCTGCGTGGTCACTACCAATGATAACTTTATTTACTAAAAACATATTTATATATTAATAATCTCTATATCCAAATTTTCTAAGCATACTGTCTCTATCACGCCATCCATCAGCAACACGCACATAAGTTTCTAAATATACTTTTTTCTGAAAAAATGCTTCTAAATCTATTCTCGCTTCTATGCCAACTTTTTTTATTTTTTCCCCTTTTTTCCCAATTAATATTGGTTTTTGACTATCACGTTCTACATAGATCTCAACAGCAATTTTTATAATTTCGCCATCTTCCATAAAATAAGTACAAACGACTTCTGTTGAATAAGGAATTTCTTGTTTGTAGTTGGTTAATATTTTTTCTCTTACAATTTCTGATACAAAAAATCTCTCTGGTCTATCTGTAATTGCGTCTTTATCAAAATAAGGTGGAGACTCTGGCATATGCTGCACAATAAAATCCATTAATTTATCTAAGTTCCAATGAAACTTTGCAGACAAAGATAAAACTGTAGCGCTTGGAAAATCATTTTCCCAAATCACACGCTCTTGTTCTACAACATCATGTTCTGCTATATCCAATTTATTGAGTAATAATACAACTGGAATATTAAAATTCTTTATTTTCTGATATTCTTCAGGTTGATTTTCTGGCTTGTCTCCTATTTGTACCATATAAATGAAAACATCTGCATCTTCTAAAGATGTGCGTACAAAGTTCATCATACTTTCCTGCATTTTATATGCAGGTTTTATTATTCCTGGCAAATCAGAAATGACTATTTGAAAATCATCACCATTTACAATACCTAAAATTCTATGTCTAGTAGTTTGAGCTTTTGATGTAATAATTGACAGTCGCTCTCCTACCAAAGCATTCATCAATGTAGATTTTCCTACATTTGGCTTACCTAAAACATTTACATATCCTGCTCTATGCATACAAGAGTAAATATAGCTATTTTTTATAAAAGTGTGCAATAAATATTTAATATATTTTATTAAATATACCAAACACACACATTATATAATTACTAATCTAACTATATAAACATCAGACATAGAATGAAACTTTACTTTAACATAATGTATTAATGCAAAAAAATGACTATCTTTGCACCACATCGCGGGATGGAGCAGTTGGCAGCTCGTCGGGCTCATAACCCGAAGGTCGTTGGTTCGAGTCCAACTCCCGCTACTAGAAAGCCTTGTGATATTACAAGGCTTTTTTTATTATTTTAGATTATGCCTATATATATTCTTATTGCATTATTTATTTTTGGCGTTGCATCTCAACTTATACCACAATTGCCTAATGATTTGTATAAAAAGATAAACAAGTTTATAATATTCATTCCACTTCCTGCAATTACATTATACAATATTCCAAAACTGGATATAAGCAAAGCAGTTTTACTTCCAATATTATCTGCTTGGATAACATTTTTTGGTGCTATATTATTTTTCATGCTTATTGCAAAAAAAGCAAATCTAACAAAAGCAACCATTGCGTGTCTTATATTAAGTTGTGGCTTGGGCAATACATCTTTTGTCGGATTTCCAATACTCACTCAGCTATATGATGCAAGTGCTATACAATATGCCATTTTTGTAGACCAGCCTGGTAGTTTCTTAATTATGTCTACTTTAGGTGTTTTGGTTGCAAATTATGCCAGCACAGGAAATATTAATATCAAAATTATTTTCAAAAAACTATTTTCATTTCCACCATTTATTTGTTTTATAATTGCATTATTCTTATCTAAAAATACAATTCCAAGTAATATTGATGTATACTTGAAAGCAATTGGCAGCTTAATGATTCCTTTGGCTATGCTTTCTTTAGGTATGCAATTCAAGCTAAATTTTAAAACTATCCCATGGAAAAAATTTCTAATTGGAGTTAGTTATAAATTGGTTATTGCACCTTTGGTCATCTATATATTATATATATTTATTTTACAACAAGATACATTTGCCAATAGAATTTCTGTAATAGAATGTGCCATGCCACCAATGATAACATCTTCTATTATTGCATCAGAACATGGATTAGATGAAGATTTAGCAGCAGTACTTCCAACATTAGGTATTTTATGCTCATTGCCTACATTATTAGTTTGGAAATTTATTTTAGGCTAATTATATCAACAGAAAACATCAATTTGTTATTTATTTTCTGAATATTTATTCTCATTTCAAAGACATTATACTTATATTTGGCAAACATTTTTATACACCATGACAGTTCAGCAAATTATTGAATTATTAGGCGAAGAAAGAGCCAAATATTTACTTCAACATCAATCTAATACAATACAAAAAGAGCAATTACATTTACCATCATCAAATTTTGTAGATGATGTGTTTGCACCAAGCAATAGAAATATACAAACTATAAAAAGTTTGCAACAGATCTATAATACTGGACGTTTAGCAGGAACTGGCTATGTATCAATTCTTCCAGTAGATCAAGGAATCGAGCACAGTGCTGGAGCAAGTTTTGCACCAAATCCTATTTATTTTGATCCAGAGAATATTGTAAAATTAGCTATTGAAGGTGGTTGCAATGCTGTAGCTTCTACTTATGGTGTATTGAGTATGGTTGCTAGAAAATATGCTCATAAAATTCCATTTGTAGTAAAAATAAATCACAATGAATTTCTTTCCTATCCAAATACATTTGACCAAATCATGTTTGGTAGTATAAAAGATGCTTGGAATATGGGCGCAACTGCTGTTGGTGCTACTATCTATTTTGGTTCTGAAGAAAGTAGAAGACAAATTATTGAAGTAGCAAAAGCTTTTGAATATGCACATGAATTGGGTATGACCACAATTCTTTGGTGTTATCTTAGAAATAATGCATTTAAAAAAGATGGTGTTGATTATCATACATCTGCTGATTTGTCTGCACAAGCAAATCACCTTGGTGTTACCATTCAAGCTGATATCATTAAACAAAAACTACCTACAAACAATGGTGGGTACAACGCTATAAACTTTGGTAAAACACACAAATCTGTTTACGAAAAATTGACGACAGAACATCCAATTGACTTAACAAGATACCAAGTAGCTAATTGTTATATGGGAAGAGCTGGTTTAATCAACTCAGGTGGCGAAAGTAAAGGACAAACAGATATGGCAGAAGCAGTTGAAACTGCAATCATCAATAAAAGAGCTGGTGGAATGGGATTAATTTCTGGTAGAAAAGCATTCCAAAAAGACATGAAAGTTGGTGTTGAGTTGTTGAATGCCATCCAAGATGTATACTTGAATAAAGATATTGATATTGCCTAAATTTTGCAATAAACGAAGCACATTCATCATTACGCTCGTTTGCGTATTGCTTATTATTTCGTGCAAGTACAATCCAAACAAATCATTTCCTGATATATTTGTTGGCAAGTGGAATTTAGATTATCCAGATGCAAGTGGGTACGATGTTTGGACAAAAATAAATGATACTTTATTGAATGGCAAAGGCTATGCTGATAGTACAACATTGTTTGAAGATATGCTATTGCATAAAAACAATGGACAGTGGAGTATGGTTATAAAAGGTTATACTGAAGGAAATTCTGATATTGTAAAATTTGACTTAGTAGAACAAAGCAAAAATTCTTTTATATTTGAAAACAAGCATCATGATTTTCCTCAACAAATAATATATAAATTTAGAAGTGAAAAAAGTTTAGTTGTCGTATTAAAAAATGAAACTAAATTGCATGAAATATTTTTTGTACTGGACAATTGAATGCAACAAAAAAATATACTGAAATAGTTAAATTAACTGCATCACAATTAGGATTTTCTTTTTGTGGCATTAGTCAATCAACTTATTTAGAAGAAGAAGCGCCAAAATTAGAAAACTGGCTCAACAACAATTACCATGGAAAAATGAAGTACATGGAAAATCATTTTGATGTTAGATTAAATCCAGATTTACTTGTTCCAAATGCAAAATCTGTAATTACACTACTATACAATTACCACACAACACACCCACACATTGACCAAGCCTATAAAATTTCAAAATATGCATATAATGAAGACTACCATGATGTTATTAAAAATAAACTAAAAACATATATTGAAATATTACAACAAAATATTGGCAAAATAAATGCTCGAGGATTTACTGATTCTGCGCCAATTTTAGAAAGAGTATGGGCAAAAAAATCTGGTGTTGGTTGGATTGGAAAAAACACATTATTAATCAACAAACAACAAGGTTCTTTTTTCTTTTTAGCAGAAATTGTTTTAGATGTAGAGTTAGATTACGACACAGAACTCGAAAAAGATTATTGTGGTACTGACAGCGTGTATTGATGCTTGCCCAACTGATGCAATATTAAACAATCAAATTATTGATGGAAGCAAGTGCATTTCATATTTGACAATTGAATTAAAAGATGAAATAATTGATAGTTATTTTAAAGATAAAATTAAAAAATATATTTTTGGCTGTGATATATGTCAAGATGTTTGCCCATGGAATCGATTTTCAATACCACATCAAGAAGAGAAATTTAAAGCTAAGTCAGAACTATTGCAAATGAAAAAAGAAGATTGGGAAGATTTGACTGAAGAAGTATTTAATAGTTTATTCAAACACTCTGCAATAAAAAGAACTAAATTTAAAGGATTAAAACGTAATATCAATTTTATAAAAGATGCAGATTAAAATATGTGGCATGCGTGATGCGCAGAACATCAAAGAATTACTTGCTTTAAACCCAGATTTTATTGGATTTATTTTCTATCCAGCATCAAAGAGATATATTACCATAGATGAATATCTAAGTTTAGATTTAGATACTCGATTTACTAAAAAAGTTGGCGTATTTGTAAACGAAGACATCAAAAAAGTAATAAGTATTGCAACACTAGCTGAAATAAATTATTTACAATTGCATGGAGATGAAAGTGTAGAATATTGTGAGCAACTAAAGTATTTAGATTTTAAAATCATTAAAGCATTTGGCATTGACGAACACTTTGACTTTCAGCAACTAAATGCATATGACGAAGTATGTGATTACTTTCTATTTGATACCAAAACTAAAGATTTTGGCGGAAGCGGCATTACCTTCGATTGGAATATATTAAACAATTACACATTAAATAAAAAAATATTTTTATCAGGTGGCTTAAATATTGAACACATAAAACAAATCAAACAATTAAATTTTGCAGACAAAATAT carries:
- a CDS encoding AEC family transporter, with translation MPIYILIALFIFGVASQLIPQLPNDLYKKINKFIIFIPLPAITLYNIPKLDISKAVLLPILSAWITFFGAILFFMLIAKKANLTKATIACLILSCGLGNTSFVGFPILTQLYDASAIQYAIFVDQPGSFLIMSTLGVLVANYASTGNINIKIIFKKLFSFPPFICFIIALFLSKNTIPSNIDVYLKAIGSLMIPLAMLSLGMQFKLNFKTIPWKKFLIGVSYKLVIAPLVIYILYIFILQQDTFANRISVIECAMPPMITSSIIASEHGLDEDLAAVLPTLGILCSLPTLLVWKFILG
- a CDS encoding class I fructose-bisphosphate aldolase, whose product is MTVQQIIELLGEERAKYLLQHQSNTIQKEQLHLPSSNFVDDVFAPSNRNIQTIKSLQQIYNTGRLAGTGYVSILPVDQGIEHSAGASFAPNPIYFDPENIVKLAIEGGCNAVASTYGVLSMVARKYAHKIPFVVKINHNEFLSYPNTFDQIMFGSIKDAWNMGATAVGATIYFGSEESRRQIIEVAKAFEYAHELGMTTILWCYLRNNAFKKDGVDYHTSADLSAQANHLGVTIQADIIKQKLPTNNGGYNAINFGKTHKSVYEKLTTEHPIDLTRYQVANCYMGRAGLINSGGESKGQTDMAEAVETAIINKRAGGMGLISGRKAFQKDMKVGVELLNAIQDVYLNKDIDIA
- a CDS encoding phosphoribosylanthranilate isomerase — its product is MQIKICGMRDAQNIKELLALNPDFIGFIFYPASKRYITIDEYLSLDLDTRFTKKVGVFVNEDIKKVISIATLAEINYLQLHGDESVEYCEQLKYLDFKIIKAFGIDEHFDFQQLNAYDEVCDYFLFDTKTKDFGGSGITFDWNILNNYTLNKKIFLSGGLNIEHIKQIKQLNFADKIFALDFNSQLEISPSNKDIKKCEALINAIHQLQ